DNA sequence from the Antedon mediterranea chromosome 7, ecAntMedi1.1, whole genome shotgun sequence genome:
TGTGAGTTTGGAAGATGGTTATTAACACAGGATTGGCTTGAGGTGATCAATAGCGCTTCTACTCAAGACAAAATGGACGCTCTTTATAACATTTTGAACAGTGCAATAGATAAGTATTTTCcgacaaaaaaagtaaaaatacactGTGCTGATAGACCCTGGATAACTAATTGCATTAGAGACCTAATAGCTAAGAGGCAGACTGCTTTTGCTAGGGGGGACACAACACTTTTTAAGAAGTTACGAAATAAAGTAAAACGAGAAATTGAATTGGCCAAAACTAAGTATTTTTCAACTAGAATAAGACACCTACGGCACAATGACCCACGAAAATGGCACTCGCAAATTAAAGATTTAACATCATCTAAAATGGGTCGAGatctaaatattaatgttacagACATATCCGCCTCTGATCACATAGGTATCGCTAATGCAATTAATTCCCAGTTTGCTAGCATTAATAATGACATACCCCCACTAGACTATTGTATTTTACCGGCATATTTGCCATGTAACAGCCCTGCACCGCAAGTTAAAGAATGGGAGGTTTATAATAAGTTAAGAAAAACCAACCCGCATAAATCAGTAGGACCTGATAAAATACCACCCTTAATTCTTAAAGAGTTTGCCCTTGAGTTAAGTGAACCCCTcactaatattttaaattgctCATTTAGGGAAGGAAGTCTCCCGACCCAATGGAAATCTGCTGTGACTGTTCCTATCCCCAAGGTACATCCACCAAAAATTGATAAGTTAAGACCTATCTCGTTAACATCTGCCTTTGCAAAAGTGGCAGAGCAATTTGTTTGTGAATGGGTGGTATCTGATATCCAGAATAAATTAGATGTAAGACAGTATGGCAATGTCAAAGGGGCATCAACTAGCCACTACTTAGTACGTCTAGTTCATGATATGTGTGCTGCAGCTGAGGAGGCTCATAACATAGGGACGGTTGTCCTTACGGACTTCACTAAGGCCTTTGATCGAATTGAACACAACACCTTAATCAATAAAATCATCGACATTGGAGTCCGTAGGTCTATCGTCCCTTGGATTTGTAGCTTCCTCAGCTGCAGAGAACAatgtgtaaaatataacaaCTCCCTATCAAGTGCTATCACGTTAAAAGCTGGTGTCCCCCAGGGGACCAAACTTGGTCCCATTGCATTTCAAATCATGATCAATGATGCTGTTAAGGGTGCTAAAACGAATGCTTTAAAATACGTTGATGACCTATCTGTTTATGAAAATCGTAAGATAACACAACCAGGTCACTTGCAGCATGATCTTAATGAGTTTCATGATTGGTGTAAAAGGAATATTATGGACCTGAACCCTGCTAAATGCCAGGCACTACAAATATGTTTTAGTAAAAGGAATAttcctgaaaataaaatttatatcgGGGGTAACGAACTAGCATTTGTCACTCATGCTAAAATACTTGGAGTCACGttacaaaataacttaaaatgGGATAAGCATATTGGGGATATTGTCCTCAAGGCTAATAGGAAGCTTTTTATTTTAAGGAGTCTAAAGAAATTTGGCTTCAACCCTGATGAACTATGCTCTGTCTACTGCGGGTATATTAGACCCCTCCTTGAATATGCCGATGTTGTATGGCACCCCGGCTTAACCAAATCGCTTAGCAACTCTATAGAATCTGTCCAACGCAGAGCATGCCGTACCATATTGGGAAGGGATTTTAGTTCGTATGACAAAGCTCTAAAGGTCTGTAACATCTCATCCCTTACTGATAGGAGAATAGCTCACAGTCTCAAATTTGCCAAGGGAATATCTCAGACTGTTCATTCTGCCGATCTTTTACCGGTGACACGGTTTGAAAGTCATGGGAGGTTGCTCCGTAATAGTAATAACATTTCACAATTACCATCCAGAACCGCCCGTTTCAGTAACAGCCCAATCCCTTATTTTATCCGCCTGCTTAACGCCTGATTTTCActcatttttgtataatttattattttgtatgtttctattttgtatatttttattggtCTTGGTACATGCATGTAAAAGTTACCCACAATCTGGCCTTTGGCCACTAGTGGTAACTTGTGGCATGGTGGTgtctaatgtttttttttttgatgttttatatgaaataaaagaataataataaataatatcactaccatagttgagcatatcactaccatatttgggcacatcacatgttttttgtcaaagtagtttgacattGTAttctataaaatgtttttacacttatttttatgtataaaaatttatttatattttgctaaAAGTGTGAATCTTCAATGTATATATTATGTGGTGAAGGGGTGTGTGTGTTGCAAAAAAATTAACATTCCATttgtatgttataaatattgtttaatactttgtttattgtttttttttaactttgaataaaaatgtattgtgttaagctctgtctacattatcaatctagtttgacaaaaaaagtgtgatgtgcctaaatatggtagtgatatacccaaatatggta
Encoded proteins:
- the LOC140055581 gene encoding uncharacterized protein, whose amino-acid sequence is MCKQNSTGTRYDELTTSGSVIRARHRPRGRRAGRKVRRMIPVIFNVFPIESKRPHIIYRTPVRTVIHIATSTKQDNNRLTIEKNIKQQHLPNFLVTNAQSLINKRDEFHLLMNKESVNVGIITESWFSTTHHQDQLDIPGYALFSKCREDRRGGGVAIYSKDGLNAQELKVAAPPELEILWIKLRGTRLPRGLSQIVVCGIYIVTDSPHQQLLKEHLINTIDEIRTRSPDTGFCIAGDFNRMVIGDILKGNDFRQIVKFNTRNNAVLDLIITNMDDTFYTAPSALAPIGMSDHVCVLWKPKIRPRLNSTKNIVVRPFYESRKCEFGRWLLTQDWLEVINSASTQDKMDALYNILNSAIDKYFPTKKVKIHCADRPWITNCIRDLIAKRQTAFARGDTTLFKKLRNKVKREIELAKTKYFSTRIRHLRHNDPRKWHSQIKDLTSSKMGRDLNINVTDISASDHIGIANAINSQFASINNDIPPLDYCILPAYLPCNSPAPQVKEWEVYNKLRKTNPHKSVGPDKIPPLILKEFALELSEPLTNILNCSFREGSLPTQWKSAVTVPIPKVHPPKIDKLRPISLTSAFAKVAEQFVCEWVVSDIQNKLDVRQYGNVKGASTSHYLVRLVHDMCAAAEEAHNIGTVVLTDFTKAFDRIEHNTLINKIIDIGVRRSIVPWICSFLSCREQCVKYNNSLSSAITLKAGVPQGTKLGPIAFQIMINDAVKGAKTNALKYVDDLSVYENRKITQPGHLQHDLNEFHDWCKRNIMDLNPAKCQALQICFSKRNIPENKIYIGGNELAFVTHAKILGVTLQNNLKWDKHIGDIVLKANRKLFILRSLKKFGFNPDELCSVYCGYIRPLLEYADVVWHPGLTKSLSNSIESVQRRACRTILGRDFSSYDKALKVCNISSLTDRRIAHSLKFAKGISQTVHSADLLPVTRFESHGRLLRNSNNISQLPSRTARFSNSPIPYFIRLLNA